A window of the Lactuca sativa cultivar Salinas chromosome 5, Lsat_Salinas_v11, whole genome shotgun sequence genome harbors these coding sequences:
- the LOC111908721 gene encoding uncharacterized protein LOC111908721 isoform X1 — protein MGVDDKTNQEWPISLHAYSDLTNVSPVVFLYLLKECYVYGTCKATAKFFALQHQVHQALHHVPKPGPAVFVAHCLSLLPIFESHCEGFSHLMIAALRRRLKMGTTQEDLHEAKLFATQLFIIAVRGDKIHDDRILVKMLEVFNIKITDIKEVMFQFHSDVKNDRFEDIADVFVEQFISKLLQSQSYMAAVTLLEHLSIRHSGESFLHMMLENKEYRAAEKWATFIGKPMICLLIKGYVDRNMIKQAYDLIKKNDLREEFPQVYQMGKESTLKKLAEKGCWDIAEMRAKSDRQLLEYLVYLAMEAGYSEKVDELCDKYSLEGFMKGKEAEVSLPHIRYLHLDELAIDNIVWVDEPIGLRDATCHIEGCKVVGLDCEWKPNYEKGSKANKVSIMQIASEKMVFIIDLLKLSHDAPDVLDSCLIRIFHSPRILKLGYNFQCDMKQLSQSYEDFDCFKRFEMLLDIQNIFKEPRGGLSGLAKEILGVGLNKTRRNSNWEERPLTQNQLEYAALDAAVLIHIFWHVRNQSQIQSSDVSNEHNNNTQMEWKSHIISHVGDLTKTKKKDKSKKNSNVGIKESHPSSKS, from the exons ATGGGTGTTGATGACAAAACTAACCAAGAATGGCCCATATCCCTGCATGCCTATTCTGATCTTACCAATGTTTCTCCAGTAGTGTTCTTATAtcttctgaaagaatgttatgttTATG GCACATGCAAAGCAACTGCAAAGTTTTTTGCCCTTCAGCATCAGGTCCATCAAGCTTTACACCATGTTCCAAAACCTGGGCCTGCTGTGTTTGTTGCTCATTGTCTCTCTTTACTTCCAATATTCGAATCACATTGTGAAGGTTTTAGTCATTTGATGATAGCTGCTCTTAGGCGTCGTTTGAAAATGGGAACTACACAGGAAGATTTACATGAAGCAAAGTTGTTTGCTACTCAATTGTTTATAATTGCTGTTCGTGGTGATAAGATTCATGATGACAGGATACTTGTGAAAATGCTTGAAGTTTTCAACATTAAAATTACAGATATCAAAGAGGTTATGTTTCAGTTTCACTCAGATGTGAAGAATGATAGGTTTGAAGATATAGCAGATGTCTTTGTTGAGCAGTTTATTTCTAAGCTGTTACAATCTCAATCATATATGGCAGCTGTCACTCTTCTAGAACACCTCTCTATTCGTCACTCTGGAGAGTCTTTTCTTCATATGATGTTGGAAAATAAAGAATACAGAGCAGCAGAAAAATGGGCAACATTTATCGGGAAGCCTATGATTTGTCTACTCATTAAGGGTTATGTAGACAGGAATATGATAAAACAAGCTTATGATTTGATAAAGAAAAATGATCTGCGTGAAGAGTTTCCACAAGTATATCAAATGGGTAAAGAAAG TACACTTAAGAAGCTAGCAGAAAAGGGATGCTGGGATATAGCAGAGATGAGGGCAAAATCTGATAGACAACTTCTTGAATATTTG GTTTATCTGGCAATGGAAGCTGGTTACTCAGAGAAGGTAGATGAACTTTGTGATAAATATTCCCTTGAAGGTTTCATGAAGGGAAAAG AAGCTGAGGTAAGCCTTCCACATATTCGATATCTGCATCTTGATGAGCTGGCAATCGATAACATTGTTTGGGTTGATGAGCCCATTGGTCTGCGTGATGCCACGTGTCATATTGAGGGGTGCAAAGTTGTTGGCCTTGATTGTGAATGGAAGCCTAATTATGAAAAGGGAAGTAAAGCCAACAAG GTTTCCATAATGCAAATAGCTTCTGAGAAGATGGTCTTCATCATTGACTTGTTAAAATTGTCTCATGATGCTCCTGATGTATTGGACAGCTGTCTAATCCGCATTTTTCATTCGCCTCGAATTTTAAAGCTTG GTTATAATTTTCAATGTGACATGAAACAACTGTCTCAATCTTATGAAGATTTTGATTGTTTTAAGCGCTTTGAAATGCTATTGGATATTCAAAACATATTCAAAGAGCCTCGTGGTGGCCTTTCGGGTCTCGCAAAG GAAATATTGGGTGTTGGTTTGAATAAGACAAGAAGAAACAGTAACTGGGAAGAGCGGCCTTTAACCCAAAACCAG CTGGAATATGCTGCTCTTGATGCTGCAGTTCTGATTCATATATTCTGGCATGTTCGCAACCAATCACAAATACAATCTAGTGATGTTTCAAATGAGCATAATAATAATACCCAAATGGAGTGGAAATCCCACATT ATTTCTCATGTAGGTGACCTCACCAAGACCAAAAAGAAAGACAAGAGTAAGAAAAATTCTAATGTGGGGATTAAAGAATCTCATCCATCAAGTAAGAGTTAG
- the LOC111908719 gene encoding uncharacterized protein LOC111908719, with the protein MELLKTCSNNGSIHHDLQSSSDFNPTQHYTFADDIDSGASTPYVSAPSSPGRGPPHSYGGGFFYSAPTSPTHHAYSKTDSVSSIPLEGSGGSFEFEFTVRQETSGAAPSGSMSSADELFLNGQIRPMKLSSHLQRPQDLAPLIDVLENNGENGGDEEVKFGRDRHRSKKPLRRRARSMSPLRTNSAFQWLEDFQDGRESTEIKEELELEAEEKQRAEEDNEIPSSGASSRSSSVGRSSKRWVFLKELLYRSKSEGRNRNHKLWSALSFTPSSSGKKDKKSSKTEDGNSNSTAEAPPPKTTTKKAVNGVGVNRKRSMGRSAHEVHYTINRAQAEEMRKKTYLPYRQGLLGCIGFSSKSYGAMNGFAAAFNRVPSR; encoded by the coding sequence ATGGAGCTCCTCAAAACCTGCAGTAACAATGGAAGCATACACCATGACCTTCAATCGTCGTCCGACTTCAATCCCACCCAACATTACACATTCGCCGACGACATCGACAGCGGTGCCTCTACTCCTTACGTCAGCGCTCCGTCCAGTCCTGGCCGTGGACCACCGCATTCTTACGGAGGAGGATTCTTCTACAGTGCTCCTACTAGTCCTACACATCATGCCTATTCAAAAACGGATTCCGTTTCTTCTATTCCTCTAGAAGGATCGGGTGGCTCCTTTGAGTTCGAGTTCACGGTAAGGCAAGAAACCAGCGGAGCAGCTCCCTCCGGATCCATGAGCTCTGCTGATGAACTCTTCTTGAACGGCCAGATCCGTCCTATGAAGCTCTCCTCTCACCTTCAACGTCCTCAGGACCTAGCTCCGTTGATCGACGTTCTGGAAAACAACGGAGAAAATGGTGGTGATGAAGAGGTAAAGTTTGGCAGAGACAGGCACAGATCCAAAAAACCGTTAAGGAGAAGAGCTAGATCTATGTCGCCGTTGAGGACGAACAGCGCATTTCAATGGCTGGAGGACTTTCAGGATGGAAGAGAATCTACTGaaatcaaggaggaattggaattGGAAGCCGAAGAGAAGCAGAGAGCTGAAGAAGATAATGAAATTCCGTCGTCCGGTGCATCATCGCGGTCATCCTCCGTCGGCCGGAGCTCGAAACGATGGGTGTTTCTGAAAGAATTACTATATAGAAGCAAGAGCGAAGGACGGAACCGCAACCACAAGTTGTGGTCCGCATTGTCTTTTACGCCTTCTTCTTCTGGTAAGAAAGATAAGAAATCATCAAAAACAGAGGATGGAAACAGCAACAGCACAGCGGAGGCGCCACCGCCTAAAACGACGACAAAGAAAGCAGTAAACGGAGTCGGCGTGAATAGGAAGAGGAGCATGGGACGTTCAGCACATGAAGTGCATTACACGATCAATCGAGCACAGGCggaggagatgaggaagaagacGTATCTTCCTTACAGACAAGGGTTGTTGGGTTGCATAGGGTTTAGTTCAAAGAGTTACGGAGCCATGAATGGATTTGCCGCAGCTTTCAATCGTGTTCCATCCAGGTAA
- the LOC111908721 gene encoding uncharacterized protein LOC111908721 isoform X2: MGVDDKTNQEWPISLHAYSDLTNVSPVVFLYLLKECYVYGTCKATAKFFALQHQVHQALHHVPKPGPAVFVAHCLSLLPIFESHCEGFSHLMIAALRRRLKMGTTQEDLHEAKLFATQLFIIAVRGDKIHDDRILVKMLEVFNIKITDIKEVMFQFHSDVKNDRFEDIADVFVEQFISKLLQSQSYMAAVTLLEHLSIRHSGESFLHMMLENKEYRAAEKWATFIGKPMICLLIKGYVDRNMIKQAYDLIKKNDLREEFPQVYQMGKESTLKKLAEKGCWDIAEMRAKSDRQLLEYLVYLAMEAGYSEKVDELCDKYSLEGFMKGKAEVSLPHIRYLHLDELAIDNIVWVDEPIGLRDATCHIEGCKVVGLDCEWKPNYEKGSKANKVSIMQIASEKMVFIIDLLKLSHDAPDVLDSCLIRIFHSPRILKLGYNFQCDMKQLSQSYEDFDCFKRFEMLLDIQNIFKEPRGGLSGLAKEILGVGLNKTRRNSNWEERPLTQNQLEYAALDAAVLIHIFWHVRNQSQIQSSDVSNEHNNNTQMEWKSHIISHVGDLTKTKKKDKSKKNSNVGIKESHPSSKS; the protein is encoded by the exons ATGGGTGTTGATGACAAAACTAACCAAGAATGGCCCATATCCCTGCATGCCTATTCTGATCTTACCAATGTTTCTCCAGTAGTGTTCTTATAtcttctgaaagaatgttatgttTATG GCACATGCAAAGCAACTGCAAAGTTTTTTGCCCTTCAGCATCAGGTCCATCAAGCTTTACACCATGTTCCAAAACCTGGGCCTGCTGTGTTTGTTGCTCATTGTCTCTCTTTACTTCCAATATTCGAATCACATTGTGAAGGTTTTAGTCATTTGATGATAGCTGCTCTTAGGCGTCGTTTGAAAATGGGAACTACACAGGAAGATTTACATGAAGCAAAGTTGTTTGCTACTCAATTGTTTATAATTGCTGTTCGTGGTGATAAGATTCATGATGACAGGATACTTGTGAAAATGCTTGAAGTTTTCAACATTAAAATTACAGATATCAAAGAGGTTATGTTTCAGTTTCACTCAGATGTGAAGAATGATAGGTTTGAAGATATAGCAGATGTCTTTGTTGAGCAGTTTATTTCTAAGCTGTTACAATCTCAATCATATATGGCAGCTGTCACTCTTCTAGAACACCTCTCTATTCGTCACTCTGGAGAGTCTTTTCTTCATATGATGTTGGAAAATAAAGAATACAGAGCAGCAGAAAAATGGGCAACATTTATCGGGAAGCCTATGATTTGTCTACTCATTAAGGGTTATGTAGACAGGAATATGATAAAACAAGCTTATGATTTGATAAAGAAAAATGATCTGCGTGAAGAGTTTCCACAAGTATATCAAATGGGTAAAGAAAG TACACTTAAGAAGCTAGCAGAAAAGGGATGCTGGGATATAGCAGAGATGAGGGCAAAATCTGATAGACAACTTCTTGAATATTTG GTTTATCTGGCAATGGAAGCTGGTTACTCAGAGAAGGTAGATGAACTTTGTGATAAATATTCCCTTGAAGGTTTCATGAAGGGAAAAG CTGAGGTAAGCCTTCCACATATTCGATATCTGCATCTTGATGAGCTGGCAATCGATAACATTGTTTGGGTTGATGAGCCCATTGGTCTGCGTGATGCCACGTGTCATATTGAGGGGTGCAAAGTTGTTGGCCTTGATTGTGAATGGAAGCCTAATTATGAAAAGGGAAGTAAAGCCAACAAG GTTTCCATAATGCAAATAGCTTCTGAGAAGATGGTCTTCATCATTGACTTGTTAAAATTGTCTCATGATGCTCCTGATGTATTGGACAGCTGTCTAATCCGCATTTTTCATTCGCCTCGAATTTTAAAGCTTG GTTATAATTTTCAATGTGACATGAAACAACTGTCTCAATCTTATGAAGATTTTGATTGTTTTAAGCGCTTTGAAATGCTATTGGATATTCAAAACATATTCAAAGAGCCTCGTGGTGGCCTTTCGGGTCTCGCAAAG GAAATATTGGGTGTTGGTTTGAATAAGACAAGAAGAAACAGTAACTGGGAAGAGCGGCCTTTAACCCAAAACCAG CTGGAATATGCTGCTCTTGATGCTGCAGTTCTGATTCATATATTCTGGCATGTTCGCAACCAATCACAAATACAATCTAGTGATGTTTCAAATGAGCATAATAATAATACCCAAATGGAGTGGAAATCCCACATT ATTTCTCATGTAGGTGACCTCACCAAGACCAAAAAGAAAGACAAGAGTAAGAAAAATTCTAATGTGGGGATTAAAGAATCTCATCCATCAAGTAAGAGTTAG